The following are encoded in a window of Chryseobacterium sp. genomic DNA:
- a CDS encoding T9SS type B sorting domain-containing protein, whose amino-acid sequence MKKLLFAFLLFFSFLGFAQLDTDHWFAPMAAKAGNSGAESYVYLSTNETTPFTVSIYNNNTLFTTATISKGNPAQVYIPESFMMGLNQSQLFTPVSKGIFLQGPKKYFANYRFSVTNHAEIITSKGLAGLGTTFYAAMAPLTGTGTYINSTIGVMATEDNTTVTVSGYDPTVVFSDGSSSATKTFTLNRGQSYILDAVSTAGPGNLDGLIGARIDANHPVSVTNGNFNGIYTNFNFTNNDILMDQAVPVDRLGKNFVMVKGNAPVTSGMETALIVATENNTSVTVNGSPTGIVLNEGEYTMIDGFNYTLQGTTHYNMGISTNKNVYVYQFLGGTSSGSVYAAGGFNYIPPLSCFLPNKVDEIGNINSLGSATYSTKLNIITQTGANVTINGTPVSPLNGPFPVVGNPDWVTYSVSNVSGNITVNSTKSVTAGIAAGSGAVGYGGYFAGFSSVPVISKTGDCYAGILLQVDNSYDAYQWFLNGVAIPGATTFSINPDLYGSGTYTVLITKNLCESKLTDPYSYTACPPISTSIQNIGSCNNLTVTPAFTTSGQPINPSLTQIIAAPASGTATVNGVTGVITYTPAAGLTADTQVQFVYYLQGTGNPADFEYFRVTVNIDVLQTTNASLVSCAGANGNANFNLTSVSNSPDAGTTAQYFTNANLTGAIADPTNYSAPTGLVYVQVTSASGCVATAQIQLTAVAAPNINPTAYNTSICDSDLDGIINVSFSDVTPVIVNNSGQFNVRYYLNQADAAAGNNNTLGNAWTFSTPTTVYVRVDAMNGNCAPALDQLNFAIGPKVPVLTSNHSATLCDPDGNGSEPANLNNYTNAFTVDPAATFTFHGTLANANAGTNAVSANQTVTGTGVYYIVIQHPGFCPMVVELNLTLQSLNVNPATLSSCANAAGTGTFNLTTANVTGTPGVTLGYFSDPALTVTIPDPTNYTAAPGNVYVQVSAANNCSAVAVVTLNVIPLPNLNTAGFNGALCDENFDGTVQVNFSAVTPQIVNNSGAFNVRYYLVQADAVAGNNNNLPANWSYAATTTVYVRVDSNTGNCTPALGQIIFSIGNRLTLISGTGTAEVCDNDLNGSEQINLNSYSSLFTVNPGVTASFHNSLADAQNDANALAGTQLITGTQTFYVRFESNNACPNTAQLTLTIKSPKKSDVLKDITICTGASTQLDAGPGFTAYLWSNGATTQSINATVGNYYVDLSFNGCTYRQYVSVLAAQEPVITSIEVKGDVVTVNVSGGTPPYQYSLDGINWQSSPVFMGVAKGTQTAYVLAAEKCRPVTKEFLVLDLINAITPNGDGINDVLDYSDLQNKENVSIAVYDRYGALVYQSKSKNYIWDGRVGGRVISSGTYWYLIKWTDPESGEHMEYSGWLLLKNRD is encoded by the coding sequence ATGAAAAAACTTTTATTTGCTTTCCTTCTTTTTTTCAGTTTCTTAGGATTCGCACAACTGGACACCGACCACTGGTTTGCGCCCATGGCTGCAAAAGCAGGTAATTCCGGTGCGGAAAGCTATGTATATCTTTCCACTAACGAAACTACACCTTTCACTGTAAGCATTTACAATAATAATACCCTGTTTACCACTGCCACCATCAGTAAAGGGAATCCGGCGCAGGTATATATTCCGGAAAGTTTCATGATGGGATTAAACCAATCCCAACTTTTCACTCCCGTAAGCAAGGGAATCTTTCTGCAGGGTCCTAAAAAATACTTTGCCAACTACCGTTTCTCGGTAACCAATCACGCCGAGATCATCACTTCCAAAGGACTGGCAGGGCTTGGCACCACTTTCTATGCAGCCATGGCACCCCTTACCGGTACAGGAACTTACATTAACTCCACCATAGGGGTTATGGCAACAGAAGACAATACGACGGTTACCGTTTCGGGATATGACCCCACGGTTGTCTTTTCAGACGGAAGTTCCAGTGCAACTAAGACGTTCACACTCAACAGGGGGCAGTCTTACATCCTGGACGCTGTAAGTACGGCGGGACCCGGGAATCTGGACGGCCTTATTGGTGCACGGATAGACGCCAACCACCCGGTATCAGTTACCAACGGTAACTTTAACGGTATCTATACCAATTTCAATTTCACCAACAATGACATCCTGATGGACCAGGCTGTTCCCGTGGACAGATTAGGCAAAAATTTCGTTATGGTGAAGGGAAATGCGCCGGTAACGTCGGGCATGGAGACGGCACTCATAGTAGCTACTGAAAATAATACCAGCGTCACTGTGAACGGGAGCCCGACGGGCATCGTACTTAATGAAGGGGAATATACCATGATAGACGGGTTCAACTATACACTGCAGGGCACTACGCACTATAACATGGGTATCAGCACGAATAAAAACGTCTATGTATACCAGTTTCTGGGGGGAACTTCCAGCGGCAGTGTTTATGCGGCCGGAGGATTCAACTATATACCACCCTTAAGCTGTTTCCTGCCGAATAAAGTAGATGAAATCGGAAACATCAACAGTCTTGGCTCTGCAACTTACAGCACCAAACTCAACATCATTACGCAAACCGGCGCCAATGTCACCATTAACGGCACTCCGGTATCTCCGTTGAACGGACCGTTTCCCGTTGTAGGTAATCCGGACTGGGTTACCTATTCGGTATCCAATGTTTCGGGCAACATAACGGTGAATTCTACGAAGTCAGTCACAGCGGGCATTGCTGCAGGCAGCGGAGCCGTAGGCTACGGCGGTTATTTTGCCGGCTTTTCCTCCGTACCCGTAATTTCAAAAACCGGCGACTGTTATGCCGGAATTCTGCTTCAGGTTGATAATTCCTATGATGCGTACCAATGGTTCCTGAATGGCGTAGCCATACCCGGTGCGACAACCTTCTCCATTAACCCTGATCTTTACGGATCGGGAACCTACACGGTTCTGATCACAAAAAACCTCTGCGAATCCAAACTCACAGACCCTTATTCCTATACCGCGTGTCCTCCCATCAGCACAAGCATCCAAAATATTGGGTCCTGTAACAACCTCACAGTTACACCTGCTTTCACCACTTCCGGTCAACCAATTAATCCGTCACTAACCCAAATAATTGCGGCGCCGGCTTCCGGTACAGCAACGGTGAACGGTGTTACTGGAGTCATAACCTATACACCTGCTGCCGGACTCACCGCAGATACACAGGTGCAATTTGTTTATTACCTGCAGGGTACAGGCAATCCGGCAGATTTTGAATACTTCCGCGTGACAGTCAATATCGACGTGCTCCAAACTACCAATGCCTCATTGGTTTCATGCGCGGGTGCGAATGGTAACGCTAATTTCAACCTTACCTCAGTAAGCAATTCACCGGATGCGGGAACTACCGCCCAATATTTCACCAATGCGAACCTAACCGGGGCGATAGCAGATCCAACCAACTACTCAGCCCCCACGGGATTGGTGTACGTGCAGGTAACTTCGGCCTCGGGGTGTGTAGCCACCGCTCAAATTCAGCTTACAGCGGTAGCAGCACCCAATATTAACCCCACCGCGTATAATACAAGTATTTGTGACAGCGATCTGGACGGCATAATAAACGTAAGTTTCAGCGATGTTACGCCTGTAATTGTAAATAATTCCGGCCAGTTTAATGTCCGGTACTATTTAAATCAGGCAGATGCCGCCGCCGGAAATAACAACACCCTCGGGAATGCCTGGACTTTCAGTACACCTACTACTGTATATGTGCGTGTTGATGCTATGAACGGCAACTGTGCACCTGCACTGGACCAACTGAATTTCGCAATCGGCCCAAAAGTTCCGGTACTTACCTCTAACCATTCAGCAACGCTATGCGACCCGGACGGAAACGGCTCGGAACCAGCTAACCTGAACAATTACACAAACGCATTTACGGTGGATCCTGCCGCAACCTTCACTTTCCACGGTACACTAGCAAATGCCAATGCAGGAACGAATGCCGTAAGTGCGAACCAAACCGTAACCGGCACCGGTGTTTATTATATCGTGATCCAGCATCCCGGTTTTTGCCCTATGGTGGTTGAATTAAACCTCACACTGCAGTCCCTTAACGTTAATCCCGCTACGCTTTCCTCATGTGCGAATGCGGCAGGTACAGGTACCTTCAACCTCACAACAGCAAATGTAACCGGCACACCGGGTGTTACACTGGGATACTTCTCCGATCCGGCACTCACTGTCACGATACCCGATCCTACAAATTATACCGCCGCACCGGGCAATGTATATGTTCAGGTTTCCGCAGCCAACAACTGCTCAGCGGTTGCTGTTGTAACACTTAACGTAATACCGCTGCCTAACCTTAATACTGCCGGCTTCAACGGAGCACTTTGCGATGAAAATTTTGACGGCACGGTTCAGGTAAACTTCTCTGCTGTTACCCCACAGATTGTAAATAATTCCGGAGCTTTCAATGTTCGCTATTATCTGGTGCAGGCCGATGCCGTTGCGGGAAATAACAACAACCTTCCGGCTAACTGGAGTTATGCGGCTACAACAACGGTTTATGTGCGCGTGGACAGTAACACGGGGAACTGTACGCCCGCTCTGGGACAGATTATCTTCAGCATTGGAAACCGGTTAACACTCATTTCCGGCACTGGCACAGCAGAAGTATGTGACAACGATCTTAACGGTTCGGAGCAGATAAATCTAAATTCTTACAGTTCTTTATTTACAGTAAACCCCGGCGTAACTGCTTCATTTCACAATTCACTGGCTGACGCTCAGAACGATGCAAATGCACTGGCGGGCACTCAACTTATCACAGGCACCCAAACTTTTTATGTACGTTTTGAGAGTAACAATGCGTGCCCCAACACAGCTCAGCTCACCCTGACGATCAAATCACCAAAAAAATCTGATGTCTTAAAGGATATAACCATCTGTACGGGAGCTTCAACACAACTGGATGCGGGCCCGGGTTTTACAGCATATCTTTGGAGCAACGGTGCGACTACCCAGTCCATCAATGCAACTGTTGGCAACTACTATGTTGACTTAAGTTTTAATGGCTGTACCTACAGACAATATGTAAGTGTTCTAGCGGCCCAGGAACCGGTAATTACAAGTATTGAGGTGAAAGGAGACGTTGTAACAGTCAATGTTTCCGGCGGAACTCCGCCCTACCAGTATTCTCTTGACGGTATAAACTGGCAGTCCTCTCCGGTTTTCATGGGAGTTGCAAAAGGCACGCAGACCGCCTATGTTCTGGCCGCTGAAAAATGCCGCCCAGTTACGAAGGAATTCCTGGTTCTGGATCTTATCAATGCCATCACACCGAATGGGGACGGCATCAATGATGTGCTGGATTATTCGGACCTTCAGAATAAGGAAAATGTTTCTATAGCAGTGTACGACCGTTATGGTGCTTTGGTATACCAGTCCAAGAGTAAAAACTACATCTGGGACGGCCGTGTAGGCGGAAGGGTGATCAGCAGCGGAACCTACTGGTACCTTATTAAATGGACAGATCCGGAATCCGGCGAACACATGGAATACAGCGGATGGTTGTTGCTGAAAAACCGCGACTGA
- a CDS encoding T9SS type B sorting domain-containing protein — protein sequence MKKHLLILVLMLVTASSLWAQRDTEHWFAPMRDRASSTSSVQTLFLSTDSVTPFPVNIYNNNAVIGTVTISKGNPGTFIVPKTAIVATTDAECMTTSTKGLYLQGPTPFYASLRIYISSHGEFIASKGKAGIGTSFRAVVTPNNYVTSITNFVTSVLATVDNTTVTINGYQPTVEFAGGVTGAALPSITVTLNKGQSYIVEGPGNIAGNANAFSGALITSDKPISVMNGNMNGNYALGSFGGSDIIMDQSVPIERLGKTFVIIKGNANIGTNMEGALVTATEDQTDIFINGSPTAAATINAGQTFRVMDTNFVDQGSGHFNLYISTTKNVYVYQLIGGRPTDNATEGWNYIPPLSCYLPRKIDEIGMVNYITPTNNSTNLSNWLLKLNILTEAGATVTINGTPPPAGSGPFNVTGTTNWVTYSVPNPTGNIAINSNKAVTAGVTGGYSTAGFGGYFAGFSSVPAIVKETGECIPGIVLAVDDIYTTYQWFLNGNPIAGANTFQYTPTVPGVYTCTVSIPGCAPVTTPAYEVFPCPTNTTQTVNVCGGRQFTVAFTNSTQPLDLNSITITNQPANGTVTVNNVTGTIYYVPAAGYLGPDTFTYEFQSTVPTFFDSEIVTVNINVVLLETDDDTITACPYNGVATYDLTTADVSDYPLATFNYYPTLTDAQNGTNEILTPAAYVSAAGSVFVKVTTPEGCVDYSKITLLFYAQPQVNDATLQSCFIPAVPTTAIFDLTTANVGGGLGAVKNYFPSLADAENNTNEIQNPFVYNSTNNAVYVRVYNNNGCYSIAKITLTVIPPTYSTVLQDKEICVEDRTTLDAGPGFDAYEWSNGATTQSISNVSVGEYWVILTKNGCETLQKVKVTKVPEVVITNIDITNNTVTLTVKGGKQPYQYSADGINWQDSNVFTEVPRGQNIFFVKDAFNCEPVTVEITIPNLINVITPNGDGINDYIDYSALRYKQNLTFSVYDRYGNRVHLADKNNFYRWDGRFASKKVITGTYWYHITWNEPDGTQAPVMYKGWILVKNRE from the coding sequence ATGAAAAAACATCTACTTATTTTGGTGCTCATGCTTGTTACCGCCTCCAGCCTTTGGGCCCAGAGAGATACCGAGCATTGGTTTGCGCCTATGAGGGACCGTGCAAGTTCGACGAGTTCGGTTCAAACGCTTTTCCTTTCTACAGATTCCGTGACCCCGTTCCCGGTAAACATTTACAACAATAACGCTGTAATTGGAACTGTTACAATAAGCAAAGGAAATCCAGGAACCTTCATTGTACCCAAGACGGCAATCGTTGCAACCACCGACGCGGAATGTATGACAACTTCTACAAAAGGTCTTTACCTGCAGGGTCCAACTCCATTCTATGCCAGTCTCCGTATCTATATTTCTTCTCACGGCGAATTCATTGCATCTAAGGGAAAAGCCGGAATCGGCACATCCTTCCGTGCAGTTGTAACGCCTAACAATTATGTAACCAGTATTACCAATTTCGTAACCAGCGTTTTGGCTACTGTAGACAACACCACCGTTACCATAAACGGTTACCAGCCAACTGTAGAGTTTGCCGGTGGAGTTACAGGAGCAGCTTTGCCGAGTATCACGGTAACCCTGAATAAAGGTCAGTCCTATATTGTAGAAGGACCGGGAAATATAGCCGGAAATGCCAATGCATTTTCAGGCGCACTGATAACTTCAGACAAGCCCATTTCCGTAATGAACGGTAATATGAACGGTAATTACGCACTGGGATCTTTTGGAGGGTCAGATATTATCATGGACCAGTCCGTACCCATTGAACGTCTTGGGAAAACCTTTGTAATCATCAAAGGAAATGCGAACATAGGCACCAATATGGAAGGAGCACTGGTTACTGCAACTGAAGACCAGACCGACATCTTTATTAACGGGTCACCTACAGCCGCTGCCACTATCAATGCAGGACAGACTTTCCGTGTAATGGACACTAACTTCGTGGACCAGGGAAGCGGACATTTCAACCTTTATATTTCCACTACGAAGAATGTATATGTATATCAGCTAATTGGTGGCCGACCGACAGATAACGCCACAGAAGGCTGGAACTATATACCTCCACTGAGCTGTTACCTGCCCAGGAAAATTGATGAAATCGGTATGGTAAATTATATCACACCTACAAACAACAGTACAAATCTCAGCAACTGGCTGCTGAAGCTTAATATCCTTACAGAAGCAGGTGCGACCGTAACCATAAACGGTACTCCTCCGCCCGCAGGATCCGGCCCTTTCAACGTTACGGGAACTACAAACTGGGTAACTTATTCTGTGCCTAATCCTACAGGAAACATCGCTATTAATTCAAACAAGGCAGTGACCGCGGGAGTTACCGGTGGCTATTCTACAGCAGGTTTCGGTGGTTACTTTGCAGGATTTTCATCAGTTCCGGCCATCGTGAAGGAAACTGGAGAATGTATTCCCGGAATTGTGCTGGCCGTAGATGATATCTATACTACTTACCAGTGGTTCCTGAACGGCAATCCAATTGCAGGTGCCAATACATTTCAATATACTCCTACCGTTCCCGGCGTATATACCTGTACCGTAAGTATTCCCGGATGTGCTCCGGTTACTACTCCAGCGTACGAAGTTTTCCCTTGTCCTACAAATACGACACAAACGGTTAATGTGTGTGGTGGAAGACAGTTTACAGTAGCTTTCACAAACTCTACACAACCCCTGGATTTAAACTCGATTACCATAACCAACCAACCTGCTAACGGTACGGTAACAGTGAACAATGTTACAGGTACAATTTATTATGTGCCTGCAGCAGGATATCTGGGCCCGGATACCTTTACTTATGAATTCCAGAGTACTGTACCGACCTTCTTCGACAGCGAAATTGTTACTGTGAATATTAATGTGGTGCTTTTGGAAACAGATGATGATACAATCACTGCGTGTCCGTACAACGGGGTAGCTACTTACGATCTTACGACAGCTGATGTTTCTGACTATCCATTGGCGACGTTCAATTATTACCCAACCCTTACAGATGCACAGAACGGAACCAATGAAATCCTGACTCCGGCGGCCTACGTTTCCGCAGCAGGCAGCGTTTTCGTGAAGGTCACCACTCCTGAAGGATGTGTGGATTATTCAAAAATTACCCTACTGTTCTATGCACAGCCACAGGTAAATGATGCTACATTACAGTCCTGCTTTATCCCTGCAGTACCTACCACGGCTATCTTTGACCTTACTACAGCAAATGTAGGCGGCGGTTTGGGCGCGGTGAAAAACTATTTTCCATCCCTGGCTGATGCGGAAAACAATACCAATGAGATACAGAATCCTTTCGTATACAATTCCACCAATAATGCGGTGTACGTAAGGGTATATAACAATAACGGATGCTACAGCATCGCAAAGATTACATTAACGGTAATTCCTCCTACCTACTCTACAGTTCTACAGGACAAAGAAATTTGTGTTGAGGACCGTACCACTTTGGATGCAGGACCCGGATTTGATGCCTACGAATGGAGCAACGGCGCTACTACACAAAGTATTTCCAATGTGTCGGTTGGAGAATATTGGGTAATCCTGACCAAAAATGGTTGTGAAACTTTACAGAAAGTAAAAGTGACCAAAGTGCCTGAAGTAGTTATTACCAATATTGACATTACCAATAATACAGTAACACTAACGGTAAAAGGAGGAAAACAGCCTTACCAATATTCCGCTGACGGAATTAACTGGCAGGACTCCAACGTATTTACCGAAGTACCGCGCGGTCAGAACATTTTCTTTGTAAAAGACGCCTTCAACTGCGAACCGGTAACTGTTGAAATTACTATCCCTAACCTTATCAACGTGATTACACCTAATGGCGACGGTATCAATGACTATATTGACTATTCTGCGCTTAGGTACAAGCAGAACCTGACCTTCTCTGTTTATGACAGATATGGCAACAGGGTTCACCTTGCCGACAAGAATAACTTCTACCGTTGGGACGGCAGATTTGCCAGCAAGAAGGTAATTACCGGAACTTACTGGTACCATATTACATGGAACGAACCA